A single window of Flavobacterium sp. 140616W15 DNA harbors:
- a CDS encoding nucleoid-associated protein, translating into MINLFNTHIDTLAIHRVGNKSRNEAIFLSDQPFNLNDEIVPLIKEYFFKPFREKEENYYQFAHEVDLDYNDMFKYATEIFDNPGNLQEVSKRITTHLYEQSNHPHIKNGEVYVTYLTNLSIDNNVVDAIGIFKSELQADFLQFEEKDSNLEMILQQGINLNKLDKGCLIFNYKKEEGYKILTVDSNRYDARYWLEHFLSVDAFEDENFITKKYLKFCQSFAKDVVLPAEDKKEEVMFMNRSVNYFAKNDQFEETNFLNEVLDNPDLIPEFKNYKVDKGEKYSIEDVTTFPIANAAVSDARKSIKNVINLDTHIQIKMDFINPESAEKFVEKGWDEEKQMYYYLVYFNKEEKS; encoded by the coding sequence ATGATAAACCTTTTCAACACCCACATCGACACGCTTGCGATTCACCGCGTAGGAAACAAGAGCAGAAACGAAGCAATTTTTTTATCAGATCAGCCATTTAATTTAAATGACGAAATCGTTCCTTTGATAAAAGAATACTTTTTCAAGCCTTTTAGAGAGAAAGAAGAAAACTATTACCAGTTTGCACACGAAGTCGATTTGGATTATAACGACATGTTTAAATATGCTACTGAGATTTTTGACAATCCAGGGAATTTACAGGAAGTTTCAAAAAGAATTACGACACATTTATATGAGCAGTCAAACCACCCACATATTAAAAACGGAGAGGTTTATGTAACATATTTAACCAATTTAAGTATCGATAATAATGTTGTTGATGCAATTGGTATTTTTAAAAGCGAATTACAAGCTGACTTTTTACAATTTGAAGAAAAAGACAGCAACCTTGAAATGATTTTACAACAAGGAATCAACCTTAACAAACTAGATAAGGGATGTTTGATTTTTAATTATAAAAAAGAAGAAGGGTATAAAATTCTAACTGTTGATAGCAACCGTTACGATGCTCGTTACTGGTTAGAGCATTTCTTATCAGTTGATGCATTTGAAGATGAAAACTTCATTACAAAAAAATACTTAAAATTCTGTCAGAGCTTCGCTAAAGATGTAGTATTACCAGCAGAAGACAAAAAAGAAGAGGTAATGTTTATGAACCGTTCTGTGAATTATTTTGCAAAGAACGACCAGTTTGAAGAAACGAACTTCCTTAATGAAGTATTAGATAATCCTGATTTAATTCCTGAATTTAAAAACTACAAAGTTGATAAAGGTGAAAAATACAGTATCGAAGATGTTACTACTTTCCCTATTGCCAACGCTGCAGTTTCTGATGCAAGAAAATCAATCAAAAACGTTATCAACCTAGATACTCATATACAAATAAAGATGGATTTTATTAATCCAGAAAGTGCTGAAAAATTTGTAGAAAAAGGTTGGGATGAAGAAAAACAAATGTATTACTATTTAGTTTATTTCAATAAAGAAGAGAAAAGCTAG
- a CDS encoding MDR family MFS transporter — MVQAQDDLVEYGYRRVLITITAVLCALLEIVDTTIVNVALTDMRGSLGATLTDVAWVITAYAIANVIVIPMTSWLSQQFGRRNYFVTSIIIFTISSFLCGNATNIWELIAFRFIQGLGGGALLVTAQTIITESYPIAKRGMAQAIYGMGVIVGPTLGPPLGGYLVDNYSWPYIFYINIPLGIIATILAISFVRSPKYGEKLKANQVDWWGIFFLASFIGSLQFVLEHGQQDDWFNDSLIVTLSVVTVLGLILFIWRELTYKHPIVNLSVLKDGNLRIGTIMCFILGFGLYGSTLIIPIYTQSILGWTATDAGLLLIPGSITTAFMMPIIGKLIQRGVPQGYMVGVGFLIFFFFTFMMYNNMTPDTGVEHLYWPLILRGIGLGLLFVPITTLSLSTLQGKNIGEGAAFTGMMRQLGGSFGIAIITTFITRFSQKHRVDLVAHLDTTKFEVQQRIELLQKGFMSKGFSSNEALNKAYQVIDYSVMKQSTVLAYMDIFLYLGIMFLLCIPIIFLIKKGKNKINPADAMH, encoded by the coding sequence ATGGTACAAGCACAAGATGATTTAGTAGAATATGGCTACAGACGAGTTTTAATTACGATAACAGCAGTGCTTTGCGCACTGTTGGAAATTGTAGATACAACCATCGTAAACGTAGCATTGACAGACATGAGAGGAAGCCTTGGTGCCACATTAACAGATGTTGCATGGGTAATTACTGCTTATGCTATTGCAAATGTCATAGTAATACCGATGACAAGTTGGTTGTCACAACAATTTGGAAGACGAAATTATTTTGTAACATCGATTATAATTTTCACCATTTCTTCTTTTTTGTGTGGTAATGCTACAAATATATGGGAACTTATTGCATTTCGATTTATTCAAGGACTTGGTGGAGGAGCCTTATTAGTTACGGCACAAACCATTATAACCGAGAGTTATCCTATTGCAAAACGAGGAATGGCACAGGCAATTTACGGAATGGGAGTTATTGTAGGTCCAACTTTAGGTCCGCCTTTAGGAGGGTATCTAGTAGATAATTATTCTTGGCCTTACATTTTTTATATCAATATTCCACTTGGTATTATTGCAACAATTTTGGCTATTTCTTTCGTAAGAAGCCCAAAATATGGCGAGAAACTAAAAGCCAATCAAGTCGATTGGTGGGGAATATTTTTCCTAGCCTCGTTTATTGGTTCTTTACAATTTGTATTAGAACATGGACAACAAGACGATTGGTTTAATGATTCATTGATTGTAACATTAAGTGTTGTAACAGTTCTTGGTCTAATATTATTTATATGGCGAGAACTCACCTATAAACATCCAATTGTAAATTTAAGTGTTCTTAAAGATGGAAACTTACGAATTGGTACTATAATGTGTTTCATCCTTGGTTTCGGACTTTATGGATCAACATTAATTATTCCAATTTACACACAATCTATCCTAGGATGGACAGCAACTGATGCTGGATTATTACTTATTCCGGGATCTATAACCACTGCTTTTATGATGCCAATTATTGGTAAATTAATTCAGCGAGGAGTTCCTCAAGGATATATGGTAGGCGTTGGATTCTTAATTTTCTTTTTCTTCACCTTTATGATGTATAATAATATGACACCTGATACTGGTGTAGAACATTTATACTGGCCATTAATTTTAAGAGGTATTGGTTTAGGATTGCTTTTTGTACCTATAACAACATTATCGCTTTCTACCTTACAAGGAAAAAATATTGGTGAAGGAGCTGCTTTTACAGGAATGATGCGACAATTAGGAGGTTCGTTTGGTATTGCAATTATCACCACCTTTATCACGAGATTCAGTCAGAAACATCGTGTTGATTTGGTAGCACACCTGGATACAACTAAATTCGAAGTACAACAAAGAATAGAATTACTTCAAAAAGGATTCATGTCAAAAGGTTTTAGTAGTAACGAAGCGTTGAATAAAGCCTACCAAGTAATCGATTATTCGGTAATGAAACAAAGTACCGTTTTGGCATATATGGATATATTTTTATATCTAGGTATCATGTTCTTACTGTGTATTCCAATTATATTTTTAATTAAAAAAGGGAAAAACAAAATTAATCCTGCAGATGCGATGCATTAG
- a CDS encoding four helix bundle protein yields MNTFRDLLIWQKSMTLVTEIYQLTNSFPKEEIYSLTSQIRRSSISIPSNIAEGYDRDGNNDYLRFLNISISSLFEMQTQLEISFNLKYINEVQFNKINEESREIERMLSAFIRKIKQRS; encoded by the coding sequence ATGAATACTTTTAGAGACCTTTTGATTTGGCAAAAATCAATGACTTTAGTTACCGAAATCTATCAACTAACAAATTCATTTCCCAAAGAAGAAATATATAGCCTAACTTCACAAATTCGTAGAAGTTCAATATCAATACCAAGCAACATCGCTGAGGGATACGATAGAGATGGAAATAATGATTATTTACGTTTTTTAAACATTTCTATTTCATCATTATTCGAAATGCAGACTCAGCTTGAAATTTCTTTCAATCTAAAATACATAAACGAAGTTCAGTTTAATAAAATAAATGAAGAGAGCAGAGAAATAGAGCGAATGTTAAGTGCTTTTATCCGAAAAATAAAACAACGAAGCTAA